One Stenotrophomonas maltophilia DNA window includes the following coding sequences:
- a CDS encoding M13 family metallopeptidase: MSKLRRPTLALAIVASLSLAACDRPAEPAAGTAAPADAAPAAAKPMLGSFGFDASGMDRSIAAGDDFFGFANGTWVKNTEIPADRSRFGSFNVIAEKTLADTRAILEGAAGNTQASGDDKLIGDYYAAYMDEAGIEQHGIAPVQPQLKAIEAITDKAGLARTLGGEMRADVDLLNATNFYTDRLFGLWVSVDMLQPDRTAPYLVQGGLGMPDRDFYLGGGRMAELRKQYQAYIAQMLQLAGVADPAGKAQRILALETKIAQAHATQEETNDVTKGANPWTQADFNAKAPGMDWSAFLDAAALGKQQDFIVWQPKAVAGLSRLVATEPLEVWKDYLAFHALDRAAAYLPKKFADARFAFHGTALSGTPQQSDRWKRAVDDANHAVGEAIGKRYVEKHFDAKTKERADEMAKNIIAAFAKRIDALSWMSPQTKAHAKAKVAGLTVGMGYPEKWRDYAGLEIRRDDALGNAQRAELFEYQRNIAKLGKPVDHSEWAMLPQTINAMNVPLENRLVFPAAILQPPFFDGAADDAVNYGAIGAVIGHEISHGFDNAGALFDETGKLHNWWTAEDLKQFNAAGDALAAQFSSYEPFPGVHVNGKLTLGENIADVAGLGTAYDAYQLSLQGKPGQTLEGFTPDQRFFLGFAQAWRSKSREQALRNSLLTDVHAPGQFRALTVRNIDAWYPAFEVKEGQKLYLAPDKRVKVW, encoded by the coding sequence ATGTCCAAGCTGCGCCGTCCCACCCTGGCACTGGCCATCGTTGCCAGCCTGTCCCTGGCCGCCTGCGACCGCCCGGCCGAACCGGCCGCCGGCACCGCCGCGCCGGCCGATGCCGCACCCGCTGCGGCCAAGCCGATGCTGGGCAGCTTCGGCTTCGATGCCAGCGGCATGGACCGCAGCATTGCCGCTGGCGATGACTTCTTCGGTTTCGCCAACGGCACCTGGGTCAAGAACACCGAGATCCCGGCCGACCGCTCGCGCTTTGGCAGCTTCAACGTCATCGCCGAGAAGACCCTGGCCGACACCCGCGCCATTCTCGAAGGCGCCGCCGGCAACACCCAGGCCAGCGGTGACGACAAGCTGATCGGCGATTACTACGCTGCTTACATGGACGAGGCCGGCATCGAGCAGCACGGCATCGCACCGGTGCAGCCGCAGCTGAAGGCCATCGAGGCCATCACCGACAAGGCCGGCCTGGCCCGCACCCTCGGTGGCGAAATGCGTGCCGACGTCGACCTGCTCAACGCCACCAATTTCTACACCGACCGCCTGTTCGGCCTGTGGGTGTCGGTGGACATGCTGCAGCCGGACCGCACCGCGCCCTACCTGGTGCAGGGTGGCCTGGGCATGCCGGACCGTGACTTCTACCTGGGCGGCGGCCGCATGGCCGAGCTGCGCAAGCAGTACCAGGCCTACATCGCGCAGATGCTGCAGCTGGCCGGCGTTGCCGACCCGGCCGGCAAGGCACAGCGCATCCTCGCGCTGGAGACCAAGATCGCGCAGGCGCATGCCACCCAGGAAGAAACGAATGACGTGACCAAGGGTGCCAATCCGTGGACCCAGGCCGACTTCAATGCGAAGGCGCCGGGCATGGACTGGAGCGCCTTCCTCGACGCGGCCGCACTGGGCAAGCAGCAGGACTTCATCGTCTGGCAGCCCAAGGCCGTGGCCGGCCTGTCCAGGCTGGTCGCCACCGAGCCACTGGAGGTGTGGAAGGACTACCTGGCCTTCCACGCGCTGGACCGTGCCGCCGCCTACCTGCCGAAGAAATTCGCCGATGCCCGCTTCGCCTTCCACGGCACCGCGCTGAGCGGCACGCCGCAGCAGAGCGACCGCTGGAAGCGCGCCGTGGATGACGCCAACCATGCGGTCGGCGAAGCCATCGGCAAGCGCTATGTCGAGAAGCACTTCGACGCGAAGACCAAGGAGCGCGCGGACGAGATGGCGAAGAACATCATCGCCGCCTTCGCCAAGCGCATCGATGCGCTGTCGTGGATGTCGCCGCAGACCAAGGCGCATGCCAAGGCCAAGGTGGCCGGCCTGACCGTGGGCATGGGCTACCCGGAGAAGTGGCGCGACTACGCCGGTCTGGAGATCCGCCGCGATGACGCACTGGGCAACGCACAGCGCGCCGAACTGTTCGAGTACCAGCGCAACATCGCCAAGCTGGGCAAGCCGGTCGACCACAGCGAGTGGGCGATGCTTCCGCAGACCATCAACGCGATGAACGTGCCGCTGGAAAACCGCCTGGTGTTCCCGGCCGCGATCCTGCAGCCGCCGTTCTTCGACGGTGCTGCCGACGACGCGGTGAACTACGGCGCGATCGGCGCGGTGATCGGTCACGAGATCAGCCACGGCTTCGACAACGCGGGCGCACTGTTCGACGAAACCGGCAAGCTGCACAACTGGTGGACCGCCGAGGACCTGAAGCAGTTCAACGCGGCCGGTGATGCGCTGGCCGCGCAGTTCAGCAGCTACGAACCGTTCCCCGGCGTGCATGTGAACGGCAAGCTGACCCTGGGCGAGAACATCGCCGACGTGGCCGGCCTGGGCACCGCCTACGATGCCTACCAGCTGTCGCTGCAGGGCAAGCCGGGCCAGACCCTGGAAGGCTTCACCCCGGACCAGCGCTTCTTCCTCGGCTTCGCCCAGGCGTGGCGC